Proteins encoded in a region of the Ziziphus jujuba cultivar Dongzao chromosome 3, ASM3175591v1 genome:
- the LOC107421879 gene encoding uncharacterized protein LOC107421879 isoform X1, which yields MGKDLEGFSGSSAAIDSSNVGFKLLKKHGWQEGTGLGISQQGRLEPVETYWKNNKRGLGAEKVKKKTVKPPETTDSNEKNDQEQPSKKSKALSKRMRKMQEFEKKLQEKEFERAFFREFWPDNV from the exons ATGGGAAAAGATTTGGAGGGTTTCAGTGGTTCATCAGCAGCCATTGATTCCTCAAATGTTGGTTTTAAG CTTTTGAAGAAGCACGGTTGGCAAGAAGGAACCGGTCTTGGGATTTCCCAGCAG GGAAGGTTGGAACCTGTAGAAACTTATTGGAAGAACAATAAACGTGGCCTGGGAGCTGAGAAGGTAAAGAAGAAGACTGTAAAGCCTCCTGAAACTACCGATTCTAATGAGAAAAATGACCAG gaACAGCCATCAAAAAAATCAAAGGCACTCTCGAAGAGGATGAGGAAGATGCAGGAGTTTGAAAAGAAATTGCAAGAGAAGGAATTTGAAAGAGCCTTTTTCAGGGAGTTCTGGCCAGATAATGTTTAA
- the LOC125418199 gene encoding uncharacterized protein LOC125418199 has translation MALASASFASQLLPLRSRLKPKSLSFPFPSSSSSSSSSSSSSFLTRLCLTPTSRPSLCVSAAAASKSNSNPVVDSKNQNKADSEEGQVEVEEDLPWIQDKALDIVEFTGSVTQAIPGPRVGSTSLPWILALPLAYAGLTFVIAFVKTVKKFTSPREKRRRLVNKNAMLCKSIDDLYLKGRDAVEPDELNRLAQKTGFGIEEILRKYIRYALNEKPFNPDLVADLIQLRKASGLDDSQIAGILNEISRRIVQDKGPVVMNISGYSEKGFKRKLAVQALFGKVFYLSELPEFCSKDSSLVVKEIFGVADEDAIKLRMHTLSEAGDMDSLEKMVDDSDSENSEDGSSDAP, from the exons ATGGCTTTAGCTTCAGCTTCCTTTGCTTCTCAATTGCTTCCTCTTCGCTCTCGGTTGAAGCCAAAGTCCCTCTCTTTTCCCTtcccctcttcttcttcttcttcttcttcttcttcttcttcttcttttttaactcGTCTCTGTCTCACACCAACTTCTCGACCCTCGTTATGCGTATCAGCAGCAGCAGCTTCCAAGAGCAATTCAAACCCAGTTGTTGATTCTAAAAACCAGAACAAAGCAGACTCCGAAGAGGGTCAGGTGGAGGTGGAAGAAGACCTCCCATGGATTCAAGACAAGGCCTTGGACATTGTGGAGTTCACTGGCTCCGTCACTCAGGCCATTCCTGGCCCAAGAGTTGGTTCCACTTCTCTCCCTTGGATTCTTGCTCTTCCTCTTGCCTATGCCGGCCTCACTTTCGTCATTGCCTTCGTTAAGACCGTCAAGAAGTTCACTTCCCCAAGAGAAAAACGCAGGAGATTG GTGAATAAAAATGCTATGCTATGCAAATCTATCGATGACTTGTATCTGAAAGGAAGAGATGCGGTAGAACCAGATGAGCTCAACCGTCTTGCCCAAAAG ACAGGTTTTGGCATAGAAGAGATTTTGCGCAAGTACATACGGTATGCTTTGAATGAGAAACCATTCAACCCAGATTTGGTCGCTGACTTAATTCAGCTCAGGAAAGCTTCTGGATTGGATGATTCCCAGATTGCTGGGATTTTAAATGAAATCTCAAGAAGGATTGTGCAAGATAAAG GTCCAGTTGTAATGAATATATCTGGTTATTCTGAAAAGGGTTTCAAGAGAAAACTAGCAGTTCAGGCCCTCTTTGGAAAGGTTTTCTATTTGTCTGAG CTTCCCGAATTCTGTTCGAAGGATAGCTCCTTAGTTGTCAAGGAAATATTCGGTGTTGCAGA CGAGGATGCAATCAAACTCCGGATGCACACACTCTCTGAAGCAGGGGATATGGATTCACTCGAGAAGATGGTTGATGATTCAGATTCTGAAAATTCTGAAGATGGTTCATCTGATGCTCCTTGA
- the LOC107421879 gene encoding uncharacterized protein LOC107421879 isoform X2, which yields MGKDLEGFSGSSAAIDSSNVGFKLLKKHGWQEGTGLGISQQGRLEPVETYWKNNKRGLGAEKVKKKTVKPPETTDSNEKNDQPSKKSKALSKRMRKMQEFEKKLQEKEFERAFFREFWPDNV from the exons ATGGGAAAAGATTTGGAGGGTTTCAGTGGTTCATCAGCAGCCATTGATTCCTCAAATGTTGGTTTTAAG CTTTTGAAGAAGCACGGTTGGCAAGAAGGAACCGGTCTTGGGATTTCCCAGCAG GGAAGGTTGGAACCTGTAGAAACTTATTGGAAGAACAATAAACGTGGCCTGGGAGCTGAGAAGGTAAAGAAGAAGACTGTAAAGCCTCCTGAAACTACCGATTCTAATGAGAAAAATGACCAG CCATCAAAAAAATCAAAGGCACTCTCGAAGAGGATGAGGAAGATGCAGGAGTTTGAAAAGAAATTGCAAGAGAAGGAATTTGAAAGAGCCTTTTTCAGGGAGTTCTGGCCAGATAATGTTTAA
- the LOC107421876 gene encoding mitochondrial intermembrane space import and assembly protein 40 homolog encodes MGQVPSHAAAAAEAVDEVPSASSTSSSASSSSSSSFSMESVIAEAAAYGNDGNESLDAKAQKALECPCIADLRSGPCGAQFSEAFLCFLKSTAEEKGSDCVNPFVALQNCIKANPDAFSKDVLEEDEVKNEQEENQQLRIIPPLWTKESQTPKSKL; translated from the exons ATGGGTCAGGTTCCAAGTCACGCAGCAGCAGCAGCCGAAGCAGTGGATGAGGTTCCCTCTgcttcttctacttcttcttcggCTTCCTCGTCTTCCTCGTCTTCCTTCTCCATGGAATCTGTCATTGCTG AAGCTGCAGCATATGGCAATGATGGAAATGAG TCTCTTGATGCCAAGGCTCAGAAAGCATTAGAATGCCCATGCATAGCTGATTTGCGAAGTGGCCCATGTGGGGCTCAGTTTTCAGAGGCATTCCTCTGTTTTCTCAAGAGTACTGCTGAAGAAAAG GGCTCAGACTGTGTGAATCCATTTGTGGCTTTGCAGAACTGTATCAAAGCTAATCCCGATGCGTTTTCTAAAGATGTTTTAGAAGAAGATGAAGTCAAGAATGAACAAGAGGAGAACCAGCAGTTGAGAATAATCCCACCTCTATGGACCAAGGAATCTCAAACACCAAAATCCAAACTTTGA
- the LOC107421888 gene encoding uncharacterized protein LOC107421888 isoform X2, giving the protein MMLAWEAPSVESEQVDKETATCSNEEVEEDDGWSLFYSSSTNMAVQVDEKKTVGREAFARIAPVCAPVADIITVHNLFDALTSSSCHRLHFIVYEKYIKSLDKVVKAAKNALAPSIGNLELAEGEIILDVDGTIPTQPVLQHIGITAWPGRLTLTNYALYFESLGVGLYDKAVRYDLATDMKQIIKPELTGPLGARIFDKVVMYKSTTITDPVYFEFPEFKGNSRRDYWLDICLEILRAHKFIRKNNHRENQRSEVLARAILGIFRYRAVREAFHFFSSHYKTLLSFNLAESLPRGDLILETLSNRLFLLNVAAVQHDVSGSPYAKPLQKLSPVSLQTLRLFGLILQKDINPDEEVIIAADVCVGETNPLEIAVKKSVSDVGKAEAAQATVDQVKVEGIDTNLAVMKELMFPFLEASRRLQLLASWKDPYKSTVFLMLACYSILRGWIRYMFPSIFVFVALLMLWRRHFNKGKPLEPFRITPPATRNPVEQLLTLQEAISHVEALIQAGNIILLKIRALLFAVLPQATDRIVILLVAMAAVFAFVPPTYIFLLVFAEAFTREMPYRKETSDRWARRVREWWIRIPAAPVQLIKPVEDKKKKS; this is encoded by the exons ATGATGCTTGCATGGGAGGCTCCCAGTGTTGAGAGTGAACAAGTAGACAAA GAAACTGCAACTTGTAGTAATGAGGAAGTAGAGGAGGATGATGGATGGTCACTTTTTTATTCAAGTTCCACAAACATGGCTGTTCAG GTTGATGAGAAGAAAACTGTTGGACGGGAGGCTTTTGCACGTATAGCTCCTGTTTGTGCTCCTGTTGCAGATATAATTACTGTACACAACCTTTTTGATGCACTCACAAGCTCTTCATGCCATCGACTTCATTTCATTGTATATGAGAAATACATAAAAAGCCTTGACAA GGTTGTTAAGGCTGCAAAAAATGCATTGGCTCCTTCTATTGGAAATCTTGAGCTTGCTGAAGGAGAAATCATCCTTGATGTTGATGGTACTATTCCTACTCAACCAGTTCTGCAACATATTGGTATTACTGCATGGCCTG GAAGGTTGACGCTGACCAATTATGCACTGTACTTTGAATCACTGGGTGTTGGTTTATATGACAAAGCTGTTAGATATGATCTAGCAACAGATATGAAGCAGATCATAAAACCTGAATTGACTGGACCATTGGGTGCTCGTATTTTTGATAAAGTGGTTATGTACAAATCAACAACCAT AACAGACCCTGTTTATTTTGAGTTTCCTGAATTCAAAGGGAATTCTCGCCGGGATTATTGGTTGGATATATGTCTTGAGATCCTTCGTGCTCACAAATTTATCAGGAAAAACAACCATAGAGAGAATCAAAGGTCTGAAGTACTTGCTAGGGCTATTCTAGGTATCTTTAGGTACCGTGCAGTTAGAGAAGCTTTCCACTTCTTTTCATCCCATTACAAAACTTTACTTTCTTTCAACCTTGCGGAAAGCCTCCCAAGGGGAGATTTGATTCTTGAAACTCTGTCAAACCGCTTGTTTCTTTTAAATGTTGCTGCTGTCCAACATGATGTTTCTGGGAGTCCATATGCAAAACCGCTGCAAAAGCTGTCGCCGGTTTCACTTCAAACACTTCGTCTATTTGGACTCATATTACAAAAAGATATAAACCCTGACGAAGAAGTGATAATAGCAGCAGATGTCTGTGTTGGTGAGACAAATCCCCTGGAGATAGCAGTGAAAAAGTCTGTGTCAGATGTAGGAAAGGCTGAAGCTGCACAGGCAACTGTAGACCAAGTGAAGGTGGAAGGGATCGATACAAACCTTGCAGTAATGAAG GAATTGATGTTCCCGTTTCTTGAAGCATCTAGGCGTCTTCAACTTTTGGCTTCATGGAAAGATCCTTATAAATCAACAGTGTTTCTGATGTTGGCTTGCTACTCTATTTTAAG AGGTTGGATCAGATATATGTTTCCGTCCATTTTTGTATTCGTTGCACTTCTCATGCTGTGGCGCAGACATTTTAACAAAGGGAAGCCATTAGAACCCTTCAGAATCACACCTCCTGCCACTCGAAATCCCGTAGAGCAGCTACTTACATTACAAGAAGCCATCTCTCATGTAGAAGCACTGATCCAAGCTGGAAATATCATACTCCTAAAGATTAGAGCTCTCCTCTTTGCTGTTCTTCCACAG GCAACAGATAGGATTGTTATATTGCTCGTCGCCATGGCTGCGGTGTTTGCATTTGTGCCACCGACATATATTTTTCTGCTAGTATTTGCAGAAGCTTTCACGAGGGAAATGCCATATAGGAAAGAAACCAGTGACAGATGGGCGAGGCGGGTCAGAGAATGGTGGATCAGGATACCAGCTGCTCCTGTTCAACTCATTAAACCTGTtgaagacaaaaaaaagaaatcgtaA
- the LOC107421888 gene encoding uncharacterized protein LOC107421888 isoform X1, with the protein MENVKVGMLEGLVIRSQNLSFKSLFNRKINANAIAGEKGESSSPSSLNSPRPIPQLSPLANSVVSRCSRILQIPTEELQHRFDTELPESVKELLTYARNFLEFCSYQALNIVSGHADYLSDKEFQRLTFDMMLAWEAPSVESEQVDKETATCSNEEVEEDDGWSLFYSSSTNMAVQVDEKKTVGREAFARIAPVCAPVADIITVHNLFDALTSSSCHRLHFIVYEKYIKSLDKVVKAAKNALAPSIGNLELAEGEIILDVDGTIPTQPVLQHIGITAWPGRLTLTNYALYFESLGVGLYDKAVRYDLATDMKQIIKPELTGPLGARIFDKVVMYKSTTITDPVYFEFPEFKGNSRRDYWLDICLEILRAHKFIRKNNHRENQRSEVLARAILGIFRYRAVREAFHFFSSHYKTLLSFNLAESLPRGDLILETLSNRLFLLNVAAVQHDVSGSPYAKPLQKLSPVSLQTLRLFGLILQKDINPDEEVIIAADVCVGETNPLEIAVKKSVSDVGKAEAAQATVDQVKVEGIDTNLAVMKELMFPFLEASRRLQLLASWKDPYKSTVFLMLACYSILRGWIRYMFPSIFVFVALLMLWRRHFNKGKPLEPFRITPPATRNPVEQLLTLQEAISHVEALIQAGNIILLKIRALLFAVLPQATDRIVILLVAMAAVFAFVPPTYIFLLVFAEAFTREMPYRKETSDRWARRVREWWIRIPAAPVQLIKPVEDKKKKS; encoded by the exons ATGGAGAATGTGAAAGTGGGAATGCTGGAAGGTTTGGTGATAAGGAGCCAAAACCTGTCCTTCAAATCCCTCTTCAACCGCAAGATCAATGCCAATGCTATTGCCGGCGAAAAGGGTGAATCTTCTTCCCCTTCTTCTCTCAATTCCCCAAGACCCATTCCCCAGCTCTCTCCTCTTGCCAATTCTGTCGTCTCTCGCTGTTCAAG GATCCTGCAAATCCCAACTGAAGAGTTACAGCATCGTTTTGATACAGAGCTACCTGAGAGTGTTAAGGAACTTCTTACCTATGCAAggaattttttagaattttgttCATACCAAGCACTCAATATAGTGAGTGGACATGCAGATTATTTGAGTGACAAGGAGTTTCAACGTTTGACTTTCGACATGATGCTTGCATGGGAGGCTCCCAGTGTTGAGAGTGAACAAGTAGACAAA GAAACTGCAACTTGTAGTAATGAGGAAGTAGAGGAGGATGATGGATGGTCACTTTTTTATTCAAGTTCCACAAACATGGCTGTTCAG GTTGATGAGAAGAAAACTGTTGGACGGGAGGCTTTTGCACGTATAGCTCCTGTTTGTGCTCCTGTTGCAGATATAATTACTGTACACAACCTTTTTGATGCACTCACAAGCTCTTCATGCCATCGACTTCATTTCATTGTATATGAGAAATACATAAAAAGCCTTGACAA GGTTGTTAAGGCTGCAAAAAATGCATTGGCTCCTTCTATTGGAAATCTTGAGCTTGCTGAAGGAGAAATCATCCTTGATGTTGATGGTACTATTCCTACTCAACCAGTTCTGCAACATATTGGTATTACTGCATGGCCTG GAAGGTTGACGCTGACCAATTATGCACTGTACTTTGAATCACTGGGTGTTGGTTTATATGACAAAGCTGTTAGATATGATCTAGCAACAGATATGAAGCAGATCATAAAACCTGAATTGACTGGACCATTGGGTGCTCGTATTTTTGATAAAGTGGTTATGTACAAATCAACAACCAT AACAGACCCTGTTTATTTTGAGTTTCCTGAATTCAAAGGGAATTCTCGCCGGGATTATTGGTTGGATATATGTCTTGAGATCCTTCGTGCTCACAAATTTATCAGGAAAAACAACCATAGAGAGAATCAAAGGTCTGAAGTACTTGCTAGGGCTATTCTAGGTATCTTTAGGTACCGTGCAGTTAGAGAAGCTTTCCACTTCTTTTCATCCCATTACAAAACTTTACTTTCTTTCAACCTTGCGGAAAGCCTCCCAAGGGGAGATTTGATTCTTGAAACTCTGTCAAACCGCTTGTTTCTTTTAAATGTTGCTGCTGTCCAACATGATGTTTCTGGGAGTCCATATGCAAAACCGCTGCAAAAGCTGTCGCCGGTTTCACTTCAAACACTTCGTCTATTTGGACTCATATTACAAAAAGATATAAACCCTGACGAAGAAGTGATAATAGCAGCAGATGTCTGTGTTGGTGAGACAAATCCCCTGGAGATAGCAGTGAAAAAGTCTGTGTCAGATGTAGGAAAGGCTGAAGCTGCACAGGCAACTGTAGACCAAGTGAAGGTGGAAGGGATCGATACAAACCTTGCAGTAATGAAG GAATTGATGTTCCCGTTTCTTGAAGCATCTAGGCGTCTTCAACTTTTGGCTTCATGGAAAGATCCTTATAAATCAACAGTGTTTCTGATGTTGGCTTGCTACTCTATTTTAAG AGGTTGGATCAGATATATGTTTCCGTCCATTTTTGTATTCGTTGCACTTCTCATGCTGTGGCGCAGACATTTTAACAAAGGGAAGCCATTAGAACCCTTCAGAATCACACCTCCTGCCACTCGAAATCCCGTAGAGCAGCTACTTACATTACAAGAAGCCATCTCTCATGTAGAAGCACTGATCCAAGCTGGAAATATCATACTCCTAAAGATTAGAGCTCTCCTCTTTGCTGTTCTTCCACAG GCAACAGATAGGATTGTTATATTGCTCGTCGCCATGGCTGCGGTGTTTGCATTTGTGCCACCGACATATATTTTTCTGCTAGTATTTGCAGAAGCTTTCACGAGGGAAATGCCATATAGGAAAGAAACCAGTGACAGATGGGCGAGGCGGGTCAGAGAATGGTGGATCAGGATACCAGCTGCTCCTGTTCAACTCATTAAACCTGTtgaagacaaaaaaaagaaatcgtaA
- the LOC125423411 gene encoding WD repeat-containing protein 26 homolog — MGAIEDSEPPLKRIKGRPNSLEDSSSFTDSIACSLGDSMARPLPSQGDDGETIGSKGVIKRSEFVKIITRALYSLGYNKSGAILEEESGIPLNCSVVNLFMQQVVDGKWNDSVSTLRTIDLLDEKAVNLASFLILEQKFLELLKTEKVNAALDTLRNEIVPLQINSSRVHELAKCIFSPSSEFSSPNEDVATSRENLVQKLQNLLPAALMIPEKRLEHLVEQALDVQRDACAFHNALDTDLSLYSDHQCGRTQIPTQTLQTLVVHSDEVWFLQFSHNGKYLASASKDQSAIIWEVQEDGPVSPKHVLTGHRKPVLVVSWSPDDQQLLSCGQEEVVRRWDVSSGECLQVYEKNGVGLISCGWFPDGKGIFSGMTDKSICLWDLEGRELECWKGQRTVKISDMAITDDGKRILSICKETAILLLDREANWESMIEEEEVITSFSLSKDNKFLLVNLINQEIHLWSLEGDIKVVAKYKGHKRDRFVIRSCFGGFEQAFIASGSEDSQIYIWHKSSGELLLTLPGHSGAVNSVSWSPANLHMLASASDDRTIRIWGLNQLNLTHKLTHRNDIAIHSNDRT, encoded by the exons ATGGGAGCTATAGAGGACAGTGAACCACCTTTGAAACGCATAAAGGGAAGACCAAATAGCTTAGAAGATTCATCATCTTTCACAGATTCCATAGCTTGCTCTTTGGGAGACTCGATGGCCAGGCCTCTACCCTCCCAAGGAGATGATGGGGAAACAATTGGTTCAAAAGGAGTCATAAAAAGATCTGAATTCGTCAAGATCATAACAAGGGCATTATACTCACTTGGTTATAACAAGAGTGGGGCCATTCTAGAGGAAGAATCAGGGATACCGTTGAACTGTTCTGTGGTTAACTTGTTTATGCAACAAGTTGTGGACGGAAAATGGAATGACAGTGTTTCCACATTGCGAACAATTGATCTCTTGGATGAAAAGGCTGTCAATTTAGCATCTTTCTTGATTTTGGAACAGAAGTTCCTTGAGCTTCTGAAAACTGAAAAAGTCAATGCTGCTTTAGATACACTTAGAAATGAGATCGTGCCTCTTCAAATCAACAGCAGCCGAGTTCATGAACTTGCTAAATGCATTTTCTCTCCTTCATCTGAATTTTCAAGTCCAAATGAAGATGTTGCAACGTCAAGGGAAAATCTCGTACAGAAACTGCAGAACTTGCTTCCAGCTGCATTGATGATACCTGAAAAAAGGTTGGAGCATTTAGTTGAACAGGCTCTTGATGTGCAGCGAGATGCTTGTGCGTTTCATAATGCTCTGGACACTGATCTGTCTTTATATTCGGATCATCAATGTGGAAGAACCCAGATTCCTACTCAAACATTACAG ACACTAGTAGTGCATAGTGATGAAGTGTGGTTTCTACAATTTTCACATAATGGGAAATACTTAGCTTCAGCTTCTAAAGACCAGTCAGCAATTATATGGGAG GTTCAAGAGGATGGCCCAGTATCACCGAAACATGTATTGACTGGTCACAGGAAGCCAGTGTTGGTTGTTTCATGGAGCCCTGATGATCAACAGCTTCTGTCATGTGGACAGGAGGAAGTTGTTAGACGCTGGGATGTCAGTTCCGGAGAATGCCTCCAAGTTTACGAAAAAAATGGTGTCGGCCTGATTTCATGTGGATGGTTTCCTGATGGTAAAGGGATATTCTCTGGCATGACTGATAAGAGCATCTGCCTGTGGGATTTGGAAGGAAGAGAGCTTGAATGTTGGAAGGGGCAGCGGACAGTCAAAATATCAGACATGGCCATAACTGATGATGGGAAGAGGATCTTAAGCATATGTAAAGAAACTGCAATACTATTGCTTGACAGGGAGGCAAATTGGGAGAGCATGATTGAAGAGGAGGAAGTGATTACTTCATTCTCATTGTCGAAGGACAATAAGTTCCTATTGGTCAATCTTATAAACCAAGAAATTCACCTGTGGAGTTTGGAGGGTGATATTAAGGTTGTTGCCAAGTACAAAGGCCATAAGCGTGACCGGTTTGTTATTAGATCTTGTTTTGGTGGATTTGAGCAAGCCTTTATTGCAAGTGGGAGTGAGGATTCACAG ATCTACATATGGCACAAAAGTTCAGGGGAGCTTCTATTGACATTGCCCGGGCATTCTGGAGCTGTAAACTCTGTGAGCTGGAGTCCTGCAAATCTTCACATGTTGGCTTCAGCCAGTGACGATCGCACAATCCGAATATGGGGTTTGAATCAGCTAAACTTGACACATAAACTCACTCACAGAAATGACATTGCCATCCACTCTAATGATAGAACCTGA